Proteins encoded by one window of Streptomyces sp. NBC_01571:
- a CDS encoding DUF6884 domain-containing protein: MTPNEHTGGVAPELIVIPCGARKLDHRARAADMYIGSYHRACRRAAEALRPDRLVILSARYGLLGLDDEIDPYDTAHGAADAVTARLLQDQAAERGITDLDPVVVLGGARHVTLAKTVWPHALTPLSGTRGMGEQVARLAAMARSAR; encoded by the coding sequence ATGACTCCGAACGAACACACCGGCGGCGTCGCCCCGGAACTGATCGTCATCCCCTGCGGGGCGCGCAAACTGGACCACCGCGCCAGGGCGGCGGACATGTACATCGGCTCCTACCACCGCGCGTGCCGAAGGGCCGCCGAGGCACTCCGGCCGGATCGGCTCGTGATCCTCTCCGCCCGCTACGGTCTGCTCGGCCTCGACGACGAGATCGACCCCTACGACACGGCGCACGGCGCCGCCGACGCGGTGACCGCCCGCCTGCTTCAGGACCAGGCGGCGGAGCGCGGCATCACGGACCTCGACCCCGTCGTGGTGCTCGGCGGTGCCCGTCATGTCACTCTCGCCAAGACGGTGTGGCCGCACGCCCTGACCCCGCTGAGCGGAACGCGCGGCATGGGCGAGCAGGTGGCGCGACTCGCGGCGATGGCGCGCTCGGCGCGCTGA
- a CDS encoding TDT family transporter — protein MTTQTRKEAFHAVTPHPSSARAVPIEGDVAPGVPLPARPPLPTANVTGRPLFGPSWFAAVMGTGIVANAVVTLPRSLPGLRTAATVVWSGAGLLLVVLAVGYLRQRALRVHAADPTQAQFFGAPAVAFLTVGAGALQLGRPVIGERAALDVDLTLWSLGTALGLATAATVPYLMVTRHRFAPDAAFGGWLMPVVPPLVSATTGALLVPHMPAGQPRLALVLGCYAMFGLGLLAALLVLAMVYSRLVHHDAPTGAMVPTVWIGLGALGQIVTGLGALATAAPAALPVPYVHGTAVLALLGGVGVWGFAMLWLALATALTVREFRAGLSFAPTWWSFIFPLGACVTGTSALAARTGSQVFVWAAVVLYVLLVAAWVVVAYRSLRHAAAHTGGPRNRA, from the coding sequence GTGACCACCCAGACGAGGAAAGAGGCGTTCCACGCCGTGACACCCCATCCCAGCAGTGCCCGAGCCGTCCCGATCGAGGGCGACGTGGCCCCCGGAGTTCCCCTTCCGGCCCGTCCACCGCTGCCCACGGCGAACGTGACAGGTCGTCCGCTGTTCGGCCCCAGTTGGTTCGCGGCCGTCATGGGCACCGGCATCGTCGCCAACGCGGTGGTCACCCTGCCCCGGAGCCTGCCCGGACTGCGGACCGCCGCCACGGTGGTCTGGTCGGGAGCGGGCCTGCTGCTCGTCGTACTCGCGGTCGGCTACCTACGTCAGCGGGCGCTGCGCGTGCACGCCGCCGATCCGACGCAGGCTCAGTTCTTCGGCGCGCCCGCCGTGGCCTTCCTGACGGTGGGCGCCGGCGCGCTGCAACTCGGCCGGCCGGTGATCGGCGAACGGGCCGCGCTGGACGTGGACTTGACGCTGTGGTCGCTCGGTACCGCACTCGGTCTCGCCACGGCCGCCACGGTGCCGTACCTGATGGTCACCCGGCACCGGTTCGCACCGGACGCGGCGTTCGGCGGCTGGCTGATGCCGGTGGTACCGCCGCTGGTGTCCGCCACGACGGGCGCGCTGCTCGTCCCGCACATGCCCGCCGGGCAACCGCGGCTGGCCCTCGTGCTGGGCTGCTACGCGATGTTCGGGCTCGGACTGTTGGCCGCCCTGCTGGTGCTGGCCATGGTCTACAGCCGCCTGGTGCACCATGACGCGCCCACCGGCGCGATGGTGCCCACGGTGTGGATCGGGCTGGGTGCGCTCGGGCAGATCGTGACGGGACTGGGCGCGCTGGCCACGGCGGCGCCAGCCGCGCTGCCCGTGCCGTACGTGCACGGCACGGCAGTTCTCGCGCTGCTGGGCGGGGTCGGGGTGTGGGGCTTCGCCATGCTGTGGCTGGCACTCGCCACGGCGCTGACGGTACGGGAGTTCAGGGCGGGGCTGTCCTTCGCGCCCACCTGGTGGTCTTTCATCTTCCCCCTCGGCGCCTGCGTCACCGGCACCTCGGCCCTCGCGGCCCGTACCGGCTCACAGGTGTTCGTCTGGGCTGCCGTCGTCCTCTACGTACTGCTCGTCGCCGCGTGGGTCGTGGTGGCCTACCGCTCACTGCGGCACGCCGCCGCGCACACGGGCGGGCCGCGGAACCGCGCGTAG
- a CDS encoding SMI1/KNR4 family protein: MTSSTAGSWNRIEAWLAEHAPHTFARLGPPADPAEITAAEQTIGSPFPDPLRESLLRHDGTEHAVLLPPFWMPLSTRLIVDAWKRRTRIYESDLSATEAADDGDAESEFGPWWHRQWIPFAADGAGDHLVIDQRPTRVRGRIGDADHESGCRFEAHPMWASLPALLDMTATALESGELLECYERVVVDTRELDWKF, from the coding sequence ATGACTTCGTCGACGGCAGGATCCTGGAACCGGATCGAGGCATGGCTCGCGGAACACGCGCCGCACACCTTCGCACGGCTGGGGCCACCCGCCGACCCCGCGGAGATCACCGCGGCCGAGCAGACCATCGGCTCACCCTTTCCCGACCCTCTGAGAGAGTCGCTGCTGAGGCACGACGGGACCGAGCACGCCGTTCTTCTGCCACCGTTCTGGATGCCGCTGAGCACCCGCCTCATCGTGGACGCGTGGAAGAGGCGGACCAGGATCTACGAATCCGACCTCTCCGCCACCGAGGCGGCGGACGACGGCGACGCGGAGTCCGAGTTCGGGCCGTGGTGGCACCGGCAGTGGATCCCCTTCGCCGCGGACGGGGCCGGTGATCACCTGGTGATCGACCAGCGCCCGACCCGCGTCCGCGGCCGGATCGGGGATGCCGACCACGAGTCGGGCTGCCGCTTCGAGGCCCACCCGATGTGGGCCTCGCTGCCTGCTCTGCTGGACATGACGGCCACCGCGTTGGAGAGCGGTGAACTCCTCGAGTGTTACGAACGTGTCGTCGTCGACACCCGTGAACTGGACTGGAAGTTCTGA
- a CDS encoding SHOCT domain-containing protein translates to MPGLLRGVARTAAVAGTATAVSNRVARRQHGRWARQAAPEPTPASSPSPFPVATPPLSPSAPLTDDMNDKIDQLKRLGELKAQGLLTEAEFTDQKHRILSD, encoded by the coding sequence ATGCCAGGTCTCCTCCGCGGAGTCGCCCGCACCGCCGCGGTGGCGGGCACGGCGACGGCCGTCTCGAACCGTGTCGCACGCCGCCAGCACGGCCGCTGGGCCCGGCAGGCCGCTCCGGAACCCACCCCCGCCTCGTCCCCGTCGCCCTTCCCCGTCGCCACTCCCCCGCTTTCTCCGTCGGCGCCGCTGACCGACGACATGAACGACAAGATCGACCAACTGAAGCGACTCGGTGAACTCAAGGCCCAGGGCCTGCTCACCGAGGCCGAGTTCACGGACCAGAAGCACAGGATCCTGAGCGACTGA
- a CDS encoding SDR family oxidoreductase has translation MENSGSDGRPPFAHQLLKGQKALVTGANSGIGKATAIGLGRVGADVVVNYVAGRDAAEEVVREIQSFGVRAYAHEADVSQEDQVVDMVSHMVDEFGTIDVMVANAGLQRDAALTDMTVEQWQKVLDVNLTGQFLCAREAAKEFKRRGVVPEVSRAAGKIVCMSSVHQIIPWAGHVNYASSKGGVQMLMATLAQELAPYRIRVNAVAPGAIRTPINRSAWDTPEAEADLLRLIPYRRVGDPEDVANVVAVLASDLLDYVVGSTIYVDGGMTLFPGFATGG, from the coding sequence GTGGAAAACAGCGGCAGTGACGGTCGCCCTCCCTTCGCCCACCAGCTCCTCAAGGGGCAGAAGGCGTTGGTGACGGGGGCCAACTCCGGAATCGGAAAGGCCACGGCGATCGGCCTGGGGCGGGTGGGCGCCGACGTGGTGGTGAACTACGTGGCCGGCCGGGACGCGGCCGAAGAGGTGGTGCGGGAGATCCAGTCCTTCGGTGTCCGCGCCTACGCGCACGAGGCGGACGTGTCGCAGGAGGACCAGGTCGTCGACATGGTGTCGCACATGGTCGACGAGTTCGGGACCATCGACGTCATGGTCGCGAACGCGGGACTCCAGCGTGACGCCGCCCTCACCGACATGACCGTGGAGCAGTGGCAGAAGGTGCTGGACGTCAATCTGACCGGACAGTTCCTCTGTGCCCGCGAGGCGGCCAAGGAGTTCAAGCGCCGGGGCGTCGTCCCGGAGGTGTCCCGCGCCGCCGGGAAGATCGTCTGCATGAGCTCGGTCCACCAGATCATTCCCTGGGCGGGCCACGTGAACTACGCGTCCTCCAAGGGCGGAGTGCAGATGCTCATGGCGACCCTCGCCCAGGAACTCGCCCCGTACCGCATCCGGGTGAACGCCGTTGCCCCGGGAGCGATCCGCACGCCCATCAACCGCAGTGCCTGGGACACCCCCGAGGCCGAGGCCGACCTGCTCCGGCTCATCCCCTACCGCCGCGTCGGCGACCCGGAGGACGTCGCGAACGTGGTGGCCGTGCTGGCCTCCGACCTCCTCGACTACGTCGTGGGTTCCACGATCTACGTGGACGGCGGAATGACCCTGTTCCCCGGGTTCGCCACGGGCGGCTGA
- a CDS encoding gluconokinase — protein MNGPGARGRPPVVVVLGVSGSGKSTVGKAVAEELRVPFVEGDDVHPAANIARMAAGHPLDDGDREPWLRTLANRVRRSVEAGEGLVLACSALRRAYRDELRAAAGSALWCVHLALDRDTARDRVARRTGHFMPARLVDSQFESLEPLEPDEPGLTVDATAALPANLALVSAAVGRFADRTAD, from the coding sequence GTGAACGGGCCCGGAGCCCGGGGGAGGCCGCCCGTCGTCGTGGTGCTGGGCGTGTCGGGTTCCGGGAAGTCCACCGTGGGCAAGGCGGTCGCGGAGGAGCTGCGCGTGCCGTTCGTCGAGGGCGACGACGTCCATCCCGCCGCGAACATCGCCAGGATGGCCGCAGGTCACCCGCTGGACGACGGCGACCGCGAACCCTGGCTGCGGACCCTCGCCAACCGTGTCCGCCGGTCGGTCGAGGCCGGGGAGGGGCTGGTCCTCGCCTGTTCGGCGCTCAGGCGCGCGTACCGCGACGAACTCCGGGCGGCCGCGGGCTCCGCGCTCTGGTGTGTGCACCTCGCTCTGGACCGGGACACCGCACGGGATCGTGTGGCACGGCGCACCGGTCACTTCATGCCCGCCCGGCTGGTCGACTCCCAGTTCGAGTCGCTGGAGCCGCTGGAACCGGACGAGCCGGGCCTGACCGTCGACGCCACCGCCGCCCTTCCGGCGAACCTCGCCCTGGTGTCGGCCGCGGTCGGCCGATTCGCGGACCGAACGGCCGACTGA
- a CDS encoding DUF6325 family protein encodes MGPIDYVVVEFPGSRMTGEGFPLLVDLVDRGLIRILDLMFVRKEDDGSVTGLEIADLTGDGALDLAVFEGVSSGLLDEDDIEEAGHALEPGSSAGILVYENLWAAPFAAALRRGGAQMVASGRIPMPAVLAALDATDSARPARA; translated from the coding sequence ATGGGGCCGATCGACTACGTCGTCGTCGAGTTCCCGGGCAGCCGCATGACCGGCGAGGGATTTCCGCTGCTGGTCGATCTGGTGGACCGCGGCCTCATCCGGATCCTCGATCTGATGTTCGTCAGAAAGGAGGACGACGGGTCGGTGACCGGCTTGGAGATCGCCGACCTCACCGGTGACGGGGCTCTGGACCTCGCCGTCTTCGAAGGCGTGTCCTCCGGCCTGCTGGACGAGGACGACATCGAGGAGGCGGGCCACGCCCTGGAACCGGGCAGCTCCGCCGGAATCCTGGTCTACGAGAACCTGTGGGCCGCGCCCTTCGCCGCCGCCCTGCGCCGCGGCGGCGCGCAGATGGTGGCGTCCGGGCGCATCCCGATGCCGGCCGTCCTGGCCGCACTGGACGCGACCGACAGCGCTCGGCCGGCGAGGGCTTAG
- a CDS encoding cyclase family protein has protein sequence MRTSDELSEAEFRSLHRHLRAVAPGASTPRGALDTITEEQVLAAIAEVRSGRTVSLAAPVETRTEPDDADPAEHRLTAPPDGKPAPSGLDFARDRFAMNVHGDVDSHLDALCHVIYDGTLHGGIPATDALSPDGSSALSVELARDGIVGRGVLLDIPRLYGLSWLEPGANVTCDDLIAAEARQGIRVRRGDIVLVRVGHRRRREERGPWDVSRARAGLHPTALEFLASRQVAVLGSDGNNDTAPSAVQGVAFPVHVLAVHAMGLQLLDYLRFEDLAPICSREGRWTFLCVIAPLRLPEATGSPVNPLAIL, from the coding sequence ATGCGGACGTCCGACGAGCTCAGCGAGGCCGAATTCCGGTCGCTCCACCGACACCTGCGCGCCGTGGCCCCCGGCGCCTCCACACCCCGGGGCGCCCTGGACACGATCACCGAGGAGCAGGTGCTGGCGGCGATCGCCGAGGTGCGGTCGGGACGGACCGTCTCGCTCGCCGCCCCCGTGGAGACCCGTACCGAACCCGACGACGCCGATCCGGCCGAGCACCGGCTCACCGCTCCACCCGACGGCAAACCGGCGCCGAGCGGCCTGGACTTCGCGCGCGACCGCTTCGCCATGAACGTCCACGGCGATGTGGACAGCCACCTCGACGCGCTGTGCCACGTCATCTACGACGGCACCCTGCACGGCGGCATACCGGCGACGGACGCGCTGTCGCCGGACGGATCGAGCGCCCTGTCCGTCGAGCTGGCCCGCGACGGCATCGTCGGACGCGGTGTCCTCCTGGACATCCCCCGGCTGTACGGCCTCTCCTGGCTCGAACCCGGGGCGAACGTGACCTGCGACGACCTCATCGCCGCCGAGGCACGGCAGGGGATACGGGTGCGCCGGGGCGACATCGTCCTCGTACGGGTCGGACACCGCAGGCGCCGCGAGGAGCGGGGCCCGTGGGACGTGTCCCGCGCCCGTGCCGGACTGCACCCGACGGCCCTGGAGTTCCTGGCCTCGCGGCAGGTGGCCGTCCTCGGCAGCGACGGCAACAACGACACGGCCCCGAGCGCGGTACAGGGGGTCGCGTTCCCGGTGCATGTGCTCGCCGTCCACGCGATGGGGCTGCAGCTCCTCGACTATCTGCGGTTCGAGGATCTCGCGCCGATCTGCTCGCGGGAGGGCCGCTGGACGTTCCTCTGCGTCATCGCCCCCCTCCGGCTGCCGGAGGCGACCGGCTCACCCGTCAATCCCCTCGCGATCCTGTGA
- a CDS encoding YhjD/YihY/BrkB family envelope integrity protein: MHAGRGSGSPPDGGASGPRGRAADLGPRLLRLRHAAETRFPVITRLTSHLVAVNLLDSATRLAAQAFLTAVPLLFMVAAFAPQSVREQILVSLEDVLGINGVADQQLKKVFDADPGSLRQSTGVVSGLMVLISATACSRAMQRLCQRAWRMPSAGTRIAVWRWPVWIAAWLAIVILQGPLRDGFGVGLWLGLPLLLVTEVSVWWWTQHLLLAARVPWAPLLPGALLTGAAVTALTLTAKLYVPAALNRSLDKYGSLGAVFTLLSWLISLCVVVAVGITAGAVVAREPAVSRRLGSPD, encoded by the coding sequence ATGCACGCAGGCAGAGGATCCGGCTCGCCGCCGGACGGCGGGGCGAGCGGCCCGCGTGGACGGGCCGCGGATCTCGGGCCCCGGCTGCTGCGGCTGCGCCATGCCGCCGAGACGCGGTTCCCGGTGATCACCCGCCTCACCTCTCACCTGGTCGCGGTCAACCTGCTCGACTCCGCAACGCGGTTGGCGGCCCAGGCCTTCCTGACCGCCGTCCCGCTGCTCTTCATGGTCGCCGCGTTCGCCCCGCAGTCGGTGCGCGAGCAGATCCTCGTCTCCCTGGAGGACGTCCTAGGCATCAACGGCGTCGCCGATCAGCAGCTGAAGAAGGTGTTCGACGCCGACCCCGGAAGCCTGCGGCAGAGCACCGGCGTGGTGAGCGGGCTGATGGTGCTGATCTCCGCCACCGCGTGCAGCCGCGCCATGCAGCGGCTGTGCCAGCGGGCCTGGCGGATGCCGAGCGCGGGCACCAGGATCGCCGTCTGGAGATGGCCCGTGTGGATCGCCGCGTGGCTGGCCATCGTCATCCTCCAGGGCCCGCTGCGGGACGGGTTCGGCGTGGGGCTCTGGCTCGGACTGCCACTGCTGCTGGTCACCGAGGTGAGTGTGTGGTGGTGGACCCAGCACCTGCTGCTGGCCGCACGCGTCCCCTGGGCCCCGCTGCTGCCCGGCGCGCTCCTCACCGGCGCCGCCGTCACCGCACTGACGCTGACCGCCAAGCTGTACGTGCCTGCGGCGCTCAACCGCAGCCTGGACAAGTACGGGTCGCTGGGCGCCGTCTTCACGCTGCTGTCGTGGCTGATCTCGCTCTGCGTCGTCGTGGCCGTCGGTATCACCGCCGGGGCGGTCGTCGCACGGGAACCCGCCGTGTCCCGGCGTCTCGGCTCACCCGACTAG
- a CDS encoding GMC oxidoreductase encodes MTDTHYDVIVVGTGAGGGTLAHRLAPTGKSILLLERGGYLPRERDNWDSTAVFVKGKYRAPEFWFDKHGAPFPPEVNYYVGGNTKFYGAALFRLRPEDFGELRHHDGVSPAWPLRYDELEPYYTQAEHLYRVHGRHGEDPTEGPAGAQYAYPPVQHEPRIQQLSDDLEKQGLHPFHLPIGVDLTQDERGGAAHGSACIRCDRVDGFPCLLGAKSDAQVICVDPALAHANVEMVTHADVRRLETDPGGRSVTKVVATVGDGSTVEFGVDIVVVACGAVNSAVLLLRSANDRHPRGLANSSDVVGRHYMRHNNLALMAISREPNDTTFQKTLALNDWYLGSDDWDHPLGGIQMLGKSDSAQIHGEAPRWAGAVTPDMPFEVIAHHAVDFWLCGEDLPVAGNRVTLDRDGGIHLALDEKNNIAGLQRLRHRLQGMLGHLGMYEHHLLPHSIYLHKGMPIGATAHQAGTVRFGTDPGASALDVHCKAHDLDNLYVVDTSFFPSIGAVNPSLTAIANALRVGDHIAERLR; translated from the coding sequence ATGACCGATACGCACTACGACGTCATTGTTGTCGGAACCGGCGCGGGCGGAGGCACCCTCGCCCACCGATTGGCGCCCACCGGGAAAAGCATCCTCCTTCTCGAAAGGGGCGGCTATCTTCCCCGGGAACGCGACAACTGGGATTCCACCGCGGTCTTCGTCAAAGGGAAATACCGGGCTCCGGAGTTCTGGTTCGACAAACACGGGGCCCCGTTCCCGCCCGAGGTCAACTACTACGTGGGCGGCAACACCAAGTTCTACGGCGCCGCCCTCTTCCGGCTGCGCCCAGAGGACTTCGGTGAACTCCGCCACCACGACGGAGTCTCGCCCGCCTGGCCGCTGCGCTACGACGAACTGGAGCCGTACTACACCCAGGCCGAACACCTCTATCGCGTGCACGGCCGGCACGGCGAGGATCCCACCGAGGGCCCGGCCGGCGCCCAGTATGCGTACCCGCCCGTCCAGCACGAGCCGCGGATCCAGCAGCTCAGCGACGACCTGGAGAAGCAGGGACTGCACCCCTTCCACCTTCCCATCGGGGTCGACCTCACCCAGGACGAGCGGGGCGGGGCCGCGCACGGCAGCGCCTGCATCCGCTGCGACCGGGTCGACGGCTTTCCCTGCCTGCTCGGCGCGAAGTCCGACGCGCAGGTCATCTGCGTCGACCCCGCCCTCGCTCACGCCAACGTCGAGATGGTCACCCACGCGGACGTGCGGCGCCTCGAAACCGACCCGGGCGGCCGGAGCGTCACCAAGGTCGTCGCGACGGTGGGCGACGGCTCCACGGTGGAGTTCGGCGTCGACATCGTGGTCGTCGCCTGCGGGGCCGTCAACTCGGCCGTCCTACTGCTGCGTTCGGCCAACGACCGGCATCCACGGGGACTTGCCAACAGCTCCGACGTCGTGGGCCGGCACTACATGCGCCACAACAACCTGGCCCTGATGGCCATCTCCAGGGAGCCGAACGACACCACGTTCCAGAAGACCCTGGCGCTGAACGACTGGTACCTGGGGTCCGACGACTGGGACCACCCCCTCGGGGGCATCCAGATGCTCGGAAAGTCCGACTCCGCGCAGATCCACGGCGAAGCGCCCCGCTGGGCCGGGGCCGTCACCCCCGACATGCCGTTCGAGGTGATCGCCCATCACGCCGTCGACTTCTGGCTGTGCGGAGAGGACCTGCCCGTCGCCGGAAACCGCGTCACCCTGGACCGGGACGGCGGCATCCACCTCGCCCTGGACGAGAAGAACAACATCGCCGGACTCCAGCGACTGCGGCACAGACTTCAGGGCATGCTCGGCCACTTGGGCATGTACGAGCACCATCTGCTGCCACACAGCATCTACCTGCACAAGGGCATGCCCATCGGCGCCACCGCGCACCAGGCGGGCACGGTCCGCTTCGGTACCGACCCCGGCGCCTCGGCCCTCGACGTGCACTGCAAGGCCCACGACCTCGACAACCTCTACGTCGTCGACACGAGCTTCTTCCCGAGCATCGGAGCGGTCAATCCCTCACTGACGGCCATCGCCAACGCCCTGCGTGTCGGCGACCACATCGCGGAGCGACTGCGGTGA
- a CDS encoding DUF2252 domain-containing protein gives MNSRPTADSGTRHRTPQERAALGKDARSRVPRSSHAEFAPTAKRPDPVDVIEAQSATRVPELVPIRYGRMTESPFRFYRGAAAVMAGDLADTPRTDIRTQLCGDAHLLNFRLLASPERRLMFDINDFDETLPGPWEWDVKRLSASFVVVGRANGFSTKERAGIVRSTVRSYREWMRHFAEMGNLPVWYAQFDENWVWTHFIQDVDARARDRWAQSVTKARTRDSLQAFGKLTHLVDGKTRIAAGPPLITPFEDLLADVERGALEKQIRRMIERYGRSLQADRRFLLEQYRLVDMARKVVGVGSVGTRCWIVLLLGRDDKDPLLLQAKEAGESVLAPFVGAGRHRAQGERVVSGQRLMQATSDIFLGWERAEGVDGRRRDFYIRQLRDWKGIAEPGTMVPAGMRAFGELCGATLARAHARSGDRIAIAAYLGAGDVFDRALVTFAECYADQNERDHQALVDAVRTGRVTAEAA, from the coding sequence GTGAACTCCCGTCCCACGGCCGACAGCGGCACCCGGCACCGCACACCGCAGGAGCGAGCGGCACTCGGCAAGGACGCCCGCTCCCGGGTACCCCGGTCCAGCCACGCGGAGTTCGCGCCCACGGCGAAGCGGCCCGACCCGGTGGACGTCATCGAGGCCCAGTCGGCGACGAGGGTCCCCGAGCTCGTACCGATCCGCTACGGCAGGATGACCGAGTCGCCGTTCCGCTTCTACCGGGGAGCGGCCGCCGTCATGGCCGGGGACCTCGCCGACACCCCGCGGACCGATATCAGGACACAACTCTGCGGCGACGCCCACCTGTTGAACTTCCGGCTGCTGGCCTCGCCGGAACGCCGCCTGATGTTCGACATCAACGACTTCGACGAGACGCTCCCCGGCCCCTGGGAATGGGACGTCAAGCGGCTGTCCGCCAGCTTCGTCGTCGTGGGCCGGGCCAACGGCTTCAGCACCAAGGAACGGGCCGGCATCGTACGGTCGACGGTGCGGTCCTACCGCGAGTGGATGCGGCACTTCGCCGAGATGGGCAATCTCCCCGTGTGGTACGCCCAGTTCGACGAGAACTGGGTGTGGACACACTTCATCCAGGACGTGGACGCACGGGCCCGCGACCGCTGGGCGCAGTCGGTGACGAAGGCGCGCACCCGCGACAGCCTCCAGGCCTTCGGCAAACTCACCCACCTCGTCGACGGAAAGACCCGCATCGCCGCGGGCCCACCGCTGATCACGCCGTTCGAGGACCTGCTCGCGGACGTGGAACGCGGCGCGCTGGAGAAGCAGATCCGCCGGATGATCGAACGGTACGGCCGGAGCCTCCAGGCGGACCGCCGGTTCCTGTTGGAGCAGTACCGCCTCGTCGACATGGCCCGCAAGGTGGTGGGGGTCGGCAGCGTGGGCACCCGTTGCTGGATCGTGCTCCTGCTCGGCCGCGACGACAAGGATCCGCTGCTCCTGCAGGCCAAGGAGGCGGGCGAGTCCGTCCTCGCACCCTTCGTCGGAGCGGGCCGCCACCGGGCGCAGGGCGAGCGTGTGGTCTCCGGTCAGCGGCTGATGCAGGCCACCAGTGACATCTTCCTCGGCTGGGAACGGGCCGAAGGTGTCGACGGCCGCCGACGGGACTTCTACATACGGCAGTTGCGTGACTGGAAGGGCATCGCAGAGCCCGGCACGATGGTGCCGGCCGGGATGCGCGCCTTCGGCGAACTGTGCGGTGCCACGCTGGCCCGCGCGCACGCGAGGTCGGGCGACCGGATCGCCATCGCCGCGTATCTGGGTGCGGGCGACGTCTTCGACAGGGCGCTGGTGACGTTCGCCGAGTGCTACGCCGACCAGAACGAGAGGGACCACCAGGCACTCGTGGACGCCGTCCGTACGGGGCGGGTGACGGCCGAAGCGGCCTGA